The Allocatelliglobosispora scoriae genome contains a region encoding:
- a CDS encoding extracellular solute-binding protein, producing MRNPLSGAATDRRTFLALTGLSAAAVAGGGVLSGCSEKTSGKGAVETGDQALLPKYQPVSAVAADVPGVPPVANGFAKYPANLVDAITEIPGKSGAKATAMTPYWGPTPPGLGSNAFYDAVNAELGIPIDFTIQDGNKYGEKLSALLGARDVPDLLCVPSWEYGKIPKFADAVAALFEDLTPYLAGDKAAAYPMLASLGDNNWRYAIWNGKLASIPWPTDSTPFPWALFYRKDLTDAAGIAVPKSGDELYQVLKKATDPAKGIYGCNGIFDIVQMYFKVPGSTGGWRKKAGGGLEHKYETAEYKAALEFTARLFAEGLVHPDIVASKGSDSKTLFSGGKILFMQDGPGAWQGIQKDQSKITPSFNMQPVPLFSATGGDPLQWGSTAPIFYTFIKKGLGKDRVEELLRVLNWCAAPFGTKEYELRQFGKEGVHFTRGPDGAPVGNALAQKEIAFQYGFIVGRNPAIVGDPATPNYVQDLIGWANSSVKYLETDPWAGLKLENPANYSKIGQPTEDKIQDVLRGRRPVSDLASIVSEWKAGGGDEGRDFLASALSSSGR from the coding sequence GTGCGTAACCCTCTTTCGGGCGCGGCCACCGACCGACGTACGTTTCTCGCGCTGACCGGATTGAGTGCCGCGGCCGTCGCCGGTGGCGGCGTGCTCTCCGGCTGCAGCGAGAAGACCAGCGGCAAGGGCGCCGTCGAGACGGGTGACCAGGCGCTCCTGCCGAAATACCAGCCGGTCTCCGCGGTCGCCGCCGACGTGCCCGGTGTCCCACCGGTCGCGAACGGCTTCGCGAAATACCCCGCCAACCTCGTCGACGCGATCACCGAGATCCCCGGCAAGAGCGGTGCCAAGGCCACCGCGATGACGCCCTACTGGGGGCCGACCCCGCCCGGGCTCGGCAGCAACGCCTTCTACGACGCGGTCAACGCCGAACTCGGCATCCCGATCGACTTCACCATCCAGGACGGCAACAAGTACGGCGAGAAGCTCAGCGCCCTGCTCGGCGCCCGCGACGTGCCGGACCTCCTCTGCGTCCCGTCCTGGGAGTACGGCAAGATCCCGAAGTTCGCGGACGCCGTCGCGGCGCTCTTCGAGGACCTCACGCCCTACCTCGCCGGGGACAAGGCGGCCGCCTACCCGATGCTCGCCTCGCTCGGCGACAACAACTGGCGCTACGCCATCTGGAACGGCAAGCTCGCCTCCATCCCGTGGCCGACCGACTCCACCCCCTTCCCGTGGGCGCTCTTCTACCGCAAGGACCTCACCGACGCGGCCGGGATCGCCGTACCGAAGAGCGGTGACGAGCTCTACCAGGTGCTGAAGAAGGCGACCGACCCGGCCAAGGGCATCTACGGCTGCAACGGCATCTTCGACATCGTCCAGATGTACTTCAAGGTGCCCGGCTCCACCGGCGGCTGGCGCAAGAAGGCGGGCGGCGGTCTGGAGCACAAGTACGAGACCGCGGAGTACAAGGCCGCGCTCGAGTTCACCGCCCGGCTCTTCGCCGAAGGCCTCGTCCACCCCGACATCGTGGCGAGCAAGGGCAGCGACTCCAAGACCCTCTTCTCCGGCGGCAAGATCCTGTTCATGCAGGACGGCCCAGGTGCCTGGCAGGGCATTCAGAAGGACCAGTCGAAGATCACCCCGTCGTTCAACATGCAGCCCGTGCCGCTCTTCTCCGCCACCGGCGGGGACCCGCTGCAGTGGGGGAGCACGGCCCCGATCTTCTACACCTTCATCAAGAAGGGGCTCGGCAAGGACCGGGTCGAGGAGCTGCTGCGTGTGCTGAACTGGTGCGCCGCGCCGTTCGGGACCAAGGAGTACGAGCTGCGGCAGTTCGGCAAGGAGGGTGTGCACTTCACGCGGGGTCCCGATGGGGCGCCGGTGGGCAATGCGCTGGCGCAGAAGGAGATCGCCTTCCAGTACGGGTTCATCGTGGGGCGGAACCCGGCGATCGTCGGGGACCCGGCCACGCCTAACTATGTTCAGGACCTCATCGGCTGGGCCAACTCGTCGGTGAAGTATCTGGAGACCGATCCCTGGGCGGGGTTGAAGTTGGAGAACCCGGCCAACTACTCGAAGATCGGGCAGCCGACGGAGGACAAGATCCAGGACGTGCTGCGTGGTCGGCGGCCGGTTTCTGATCTGGCCTCGATTGTTTCGGAGTGGAAGGCCGGGGGTGGCGACGAGGGGCGGGACTTCCTTGCTTCTGCTCTCTCCTCCAGCGGTCGCTGA
- a CDS encoding glycoside hydrolase family 3 protein has translation MDFRNAELPLPHRVADLLARLTPAEKVAMLHQHQPAIHRLDVAAFSTGTEALHGLAWLGEATVFPQAVGLGATWSPELVRAVGDATGDEVRELHHTDPTRCGLNVWAPVVNPLRDPRWGRNEEGYSEDAFLTAAMGAAYSWGLRGDHPRYLKTAPTLKHFLGYNNETDRCRTDSNLGPRVLHEYELPAYRRAISEGAAVAVMAAYNLVNGSPAHVTPLINDELRGWTDDEVFVVSDAYAPNNLADPAQQDFFADHATSHAAALLAGIDSFTDQGTDSQVTIGRFEQALAQGLITEADVDRAVSRALTIRFRLGEFDAAEGNPFVRTAVDQAEHRRLAREAARESIVLLKSECKLLPLDPAQHRTVAVIGSHADHLFTDWYSGTLPYAVTPLNGLRTALGAANVTYAEGTDRIALRYEDRYLVVDADGARLSRTRCEFDAFDWGHGVVTLRSTATGRFVRVDADGALTADSPGPSEWVVREMFRLVEQGDGTVELLHHASDGNPTTEIVIDGERRVFDLELVIDGAVQAAEVAAAADAAIVLVGNHPLVNGRETEDRLDLALSPAQDRLIREVYAANQSTAAVLVSSYPYAAVWAEVNLPAVLWTSHGGQELGNALAEVLTGAADPGGRLPQTWYRSVAELPDLLDYDIITNDATYLYYRGTPLYPFGHGLSHTTFDYSALRLSAESAIAGETVRVSLTVTNVGLRPGTEVVQAYTHQQRSRVKQPLRQLRAFAKLTLAPGESREVSLDINVDDFAFWDVTTGAMVVESARHKVMVGRSSADIRLTATLAVRGTTIAARRAADGPVAVIGHDEYCGITPAAAGVKAVEAGAWLCFHNLSLSGVRQAALSGTGRSVTLRLDDPFAGQVLATVTPGGPLAQASSVDGVHDLYLIFDAPDTTATDLVLR, from the coding sequence ATGGACTTCCGCAACGCTGAGCTGCCGCTCCCCCACCGGGTCGCCGATCTCCTCGCCCGACTCACCCCCGCCGAAAAGGTCGCGATGCTGCACCAGCACCAGCCCGCGATCCACCGGCTCGACGTCGCCGCCTTCTCCACCGGCACCGAAGCCCTGCACGGGCTCGCCTGGCTCGGCGAGGCGACCGTCTTCCCGCAGGCCGTCGGCCTCGGCGCGACCTGGAGTCCGGAGCTGGTCCGGGCGGTCGGGGACGCGACGGGCGATGAGGTACGCGAGCTCCACCACACCGACCCGACCCGATGCGGACTCAACGTCTGGGCGCCCGTCGTCAACCCGCTGCGCGATCCCCGCTGGGGCCGCAACGAGGAGGGCTACAGCGAGGACGCCTTCCTCACCGCGGCGATGGGGGCGGCCTACTCGTGGGGGCTGCGCGGGGACCACCCTCGATATCTGAAGACGGCGCCGACGCTGAAGCATTTCCTCGGCTACAACAACGAGACCGACCGCTGCCGCACCGACAGCAACCTCGGCCCCCGCGTGCTGCACGAATATGAGCTGCCCGCCTACCGCAGGGCGATCTCCGAGGGTGCCGCGGTCGCCGTGATGGCCGCCTACAACCTGGTCAACGGTTCACCGGCGCACGTGACGCCGCTCATCAACGACGAGCTGCGGGGCTGGACCGACGACGAGGTCTTCGTCGTCTCCGACGCCTACGCGCCCAACAACCTCGCCGACCCCGCACAGCAGGACTTCTTCGCCGATCACGCGACGAGCCACGCCGCCGCGCTGCTCGCCGGCATCGACAGCTTCACCGACCAGGGCACCGACTCGCAGGTCACGATCGGGCGCTTCGAGCAGGCGCTGGCGCAGGGCCTCATCACCGAGGCCGACGTGGACCGGGCGGTGTCGCGGGCGCTGACGATCCGCTTCCGACTCGGCGAGTTCGACGCCGCCGAGGGCAACCCCTTCGTCCGGACCGCCGTCGACCAGGCCGAGCACCGGCGGCTGGCGCGCGAGGCGGCCCGGGAGTCGATCGTGCTGCTCAAGTCGGAGTGCAAGCTGCTGCCGCTCGACCCGGCCCAGCACCGCACGGTCGCGGTGATCGGCTCGCACGCCGACCACCTCTTCACGGACTGGTACAGCGGGACCCTGCCCTACGCGGTGACGCCGCTCAACGGGCTGCGGACCGCGCTCGGTGCGGCGAACGTGACCTACGCCGAGGGGACGGACCGGATCGCGCTGCGCTACGAGGACCGCTACCTCGTCGTCGACGCCGACGGGGCTCGACTGAGCCGTACCCGTTGCGAATTCGACGCCTTCGACTGGGGCCACGGCGTGGTGACGCTGCGCTCGACGGCCACCGGTCGCTTCGTCCGGGTCGACGCCGACGGCGCGCTCACCGCCGACTCCCCCGGCCCGTCGGAGTGGGTGGTGCGGGAGATGTTCCGCCTGGTCGAGCAGGGCGACGGCACCGTCGAGCTGCTGCACCACGCCTCGGACGGCAACCCGACCACCGAGATCGTCATCGACGGCGAGCGGCGGGTCTTCGACCTGGAGCTCGTGATCGACGGCGCCGTGCAGGCGGCCGAGGTCGCGGCGGCGGCCGATGCGGCGATCGTGCTCGTCGGCAACCACCCGCTCGTCAACGGCCGCGAGACCGAGGACCGGCTGGATCTGGCCCTCTCGCCCGCGCAGGACCGGTTGATCCGCGAGGTCTACGCCGCCAACCAGAGCACCGCTGCGGTCCTGGTGAGCAGCTACCCCTACGCGGCGGTCTGGGCCGAGGTCAACCTGCCCGCGGTGCTCTGGACCTCGCACGGGGGCCAGGAGCTCGGCAACGCGCTCGCCGAGGTGCTCACCGGCGCGGCCGACCCCGGCGGGCGGCTGCCGCAGACGTGGTACAGGAGCGTTGCCGAGCTGCCCGACCTGCTCGATTACGACATCATCACCAACGACGCGACCTATCTCTATTACCGGGGCACGCCGCTCTACCCCTTCGGGCACGGGCTGTCGCACACCACCTTCGACTACTCCGCCCTGCGCCTGTCGGCGGAGAGCGCGATCGCGGGCGAGACGGTGCGGGTGAGCCTCACCGTCACCAACGTCGGGCTCCGGCCGGGCACCGAGGTCGTGCAGGCATACACCCACCAGCAGCGTTCCCGGGTCAAGCAGCCGCTGCGGCAGCTGCGCGCCTTCGCCAAGCTGACGCTGGCGCCGGGCGAGAGCCGCGAGGTCTCCCTCGACATCAACGTCGACGACTTCGCCTTCTGGGACGTGACGACGGGCGCGATGGTGGTCGAGTCGGCGCGGCACAAGGTGATGGTCGGCCGGTCCAGCGCCGACATCCGGCTCACCGCGACGCTCGCGGTCCGCGGCACCACGATCGCCGCCCGGCGCGCGGCCGACGGCCCCGTCGCGGTGATCGGCCACGATGAATACTGCGGGATCACGCCAGCTGCCGCGGGGGTCAAGGCGGTCGAGGCGGGCGCCTGGCTCTGCTTCCACAATCTCTCCCTCTCGGGGGTACGCCAGGCGGCCCTCTCCGGCACCGGAAGGTCGGTGACCCTGCGTCTGGACGACCCGTTCGCCGGACAGGTGCTCGCCACGGTGACCCCGGGCGGCCCGCTGGCGCAGGCGAGCTCGGTCGACGGCGTGCACGACCTCTACCTGATCTTCGACGCGCCCGACACGACGGCTACCGATCTGGTGCTGCGATGA
- a CDS encoding ABC transporter permease produces the protein MTAPAAVLLLLFHYLPTLGNVIAFQDYNAWVGDSVVDSFVESPWIGFGNFAELFEDPLFWDALWNTLFLTLFQLVFFFPLPIFLAILLNSVVSARLRTFIQGVVYLPHFFSWVLVITFFVQMLGGAGLLAQTMHEGGMTPWNIMTNPDTFFLLVTSEGVWKDVGWGTIVFLAALSGIDTNLYEASASDGAGRWRRLWHITLPGLRPVIVLLLILRMGDALSVGFEQFVLQRDAVGYQAAEVLDTYVYYHSIAVTDYGLGAAAGLFKGAIGLVLILLANRLAHRLGEQGVYAKS, from the coding sequence ATGACCGCGCCGGCTGCCGTGTTGCTGCTGTTGTTCCACTACCTGCCCACGTTGGGGAACGTCATTGCGTTTCAGGACTACAACGCCTGGGTGGGCGACTCGGTCGTCGACTCGTTTGTGGAGAGTCCGTGGATCGGGTTCGGGAATTTCGCAGAGCTGTTCGAGGATCCGCTGTTCTGGGATGCGCTGTGGAACACGCTGTTCCTGACGCTGTTTCAGCTGGTGTTCTTCTTCCCGTTGCCGATCTTCCTGGCGATTCTGCTGAACAGTGTGGTCTCGGCTCGGCTGCGGACCTTCATCCAGGGCGTTGTCTATCTGCCGCACTTCTTCAGCTGGGTGCTGGTCATCACGTTCTTCGTGCAGATGCTGGGCGGGGCCGGGTTGCTGGCGCAGACGATGCACGAAGGGGGGATGACGCCGTGGAACATCATGACGAATCCGGACACGTTCTTCCTGCTGGTGACCTCGGAAGGGGTGTGGAAGGACGTGGGGTGGGGGACGATCGTCTTCCTCGCCGCGCTCTCGGGGATCGACACGAATTTGTACGAGGCTTCTGCATCTGATGGGGCCGGGCGGTGGCGGCGGTTGTGGCACATCACGCTGCCGGGGCTTCGGCCGGTGATCGTGCTGCTGCTGATCCTGCGGATGGGTGACGCGCTCAGCGTGGGGTTCGAACAGTTCGTGCTGCAGCGGGATGCCGTCGGCTATCAGGCTGCCGAGGTGCTCGACACGTACGTGTATTACCACTCGATTGCGGTGACCGACTACGGGCTCGGTGCTGCTGCGGGCCTCTTCAAGGGGGCGATCGGGCTGGTGCTGATCCTGCTCGCCAACCGGCTCGCGCACCGCCTGGGCGAACAAGGGGTGTACGCCAAGTCATGA
- the xylB gene encoding xylulokinase — MLVAGVDSSTQSVKVVIRDAATGALVRSGRASHPDGTEVDPRHWWDGLRSAIAQAGGLDDVEAISVAGQQHGMVCLDDAGAVVRPALLWNDTRSAAAAADLVSELGADTWAESVGSVPVASFTVTKLRWLATHEPEAAARTAAVCLPHDWLTWQLTGAGDLATLVTDRSDASGTGYWSPSGGAYRPDLLEHAFGRLAHLPRVLDPTGTAGKHGNVIVGAGAGDNAGAALGLGARPGDVVVSLGTSGTVFGVSTVPAADPSAAVAGFADASGHFLPLVCTLNAAQVLDATARLLGVGHDELATLALSVPSGADGLTLVPYLNGERTPDRPHATGSLHGLTLDSMTAAHLARAAIEGMFCGLADGLDALRAQGLTAERVLLIGGAAANPAVQRIAPSILGCPVTTPPASEYVADGAARQAAWTLTGTLPTWQPPTGTTTHEADPAPDVRSRYAEARDKTLNRR, encoded by the coding sequence ATGCTCGTCGCCGGGGTGGATTCCTCCACCCAATCCGTCAAGGTAGTCATCCGGGACGCTGCGACCGGGGCGCTCGTGCGCTCCGGCCGCGCGTCCCATCCCGACGGGACCGAGGTCGACCCCCGGCACTGGTGGGACGGGTTGCGCTCGGCGATCGCCCAGGCCGGTGGCCTGGACGATGTCGAGGCGATCAGCGTCGCGGGGCAGCAGCACGGCATGGTCTGCCTCGATGACGCCGGCGCCGTGGTGCGCCCCGCCCTGCTCTGGAACGACACGAGGTCGGCGGCTGCCGCTGCCGACCTCGTGTCGGAGCTCGGTGCCGACACCTGGGCGGAGTCGGTGGGCAGCGTGCCCGTCGCCTCCTTCACCGTCACCAAGCTGCGCTGGCTCGCCACCCATGAGCCGGAGGCAGCGGCCCGGACCGCCGCGGTCTGCCTGCCGCACGACTGGCTCACCTGGCAGCTCACGGGTGCGGGCGACCTCGCCACCCTCGTCACCGACCGCAGCGATGCCTCGGGCACCGGCTACTGGTCGCCGTCGGGCGGCGCCTACCGCCCGGACCTGCTCGAACACGCCTTCGGGCGGCTGGCGCACCTGCCGCGGGTGCTCGACCCGACCGGCACGGCCGGCAAGCACGGCAACGTGATCGTCGGAGCGGGTGCGGGCGACAACGCCGGTGCCGCCCTCGGGCTCGGTGCCCGGCCGGGCGACGTGGTCGTCTCGCTCGGCACCTCCGGCACGGTCTTCGGCGTCTCGACGGTTCCGGCCGCCGATCCCAGCGCCGCCGTCGCCGGGTTCGCCGACGCGAGCGGGCACTTCCTGCCGCTGGTCTGCACGCTCAACGCCGCCCAGGTGCTCGACGCGACCGCCCGCCTGCTCGGGGTCGGCCACGACGAGCTCGCCACACTGGCGCTCAGCGTGCCGTCCGGTGCCGACGGGCTGACCCTCGTGCCCTACCTCAACGGCGAGCGTACGCCCGACCGTCCACATGCGACCGGTTCGCTGCACGGTCTGACGCTGGATTCGATGACGGCGGCGCACCTGGCGAGAGCGGCGATCGAGGGCATGTTCTGCGGCCTCGCCGATGGCCTGGACGCCCTGCGCGCCCAGGGCCTGACGGCGGAACGGGTGTTGCTCATCGGCGGCGCGGCGGCCAACCCCGCCGTGCAGCGGATCGCGCCCAGCATCCTCGGCTGCCCGGTGACGACCCCACCGGCCAGCGAATACGTGGCCGACGGGGCCGCTCGCCAGGCCGCCTGGACCCTGACCGGCACCCTCCCGACGTGGCAGCCCCCCACCGGCACGACCACCCACGAGGCCGACCCGGCCCCGGACGTCCGGTCCCGCTACGCCGAGGCCCGCGACAAGACGCTGAACCGCCGCTGA
- a CDS encoding ROK family transcriptional regulator: MITTTGGPQPADFADVRATNLAVVLRYLRVNAPCSRAEIAAATGLNKATVSSLVADLIDRRLVRETGLTERRIGRPATMLVIDGSPYAAIGLEINADYLTAVAIDLGGERLLSWRRSFAGLSSTPGQAAAAVAALAKRAVGRVAKEGRQTLGVTIAVPGLVDGEGVVRLAPNLRWHDVDLRSALRSALGNPSFPVSVDNDANLAVLAEQRYGGYATTNNLIYLTGEVGIGAGIISDGRLLRGERGYAGEFGHLLIDPTGPVCGCGRRGCLEALAGISALIARAMPDSTHDGTLTDLEPEVDEVVRRAKGKDPAVLAALEGVGRDLGHGIATVANLINPEVVILGGYFVRLAPWLLPPAQAELTLRSVAPDEGGTRIVASMLDHGAAATGGAAQVLDTIDSGILPTP; encoded by the coding sequence GTGATCACGACCACGGGAGGGCCGCAACCGGCCGACTTCGCCGATGTGCGTGCCACCAACCTCGCCGTCGTGCTCCGCTACCTGCGCGTCAACGCGCCGTGCTCGCGCGCCGAGATCGCCGCCGCCACCGGGCTCAACAAGGCCACGGTCTCCAGCCTCGTCGCCGATCTCATCGATCGGCGGCTGGTCCGGGAGACCGGGCTCACCGAGCGCCGGATCGGCCGGCCGGCCACGATGCTCGTCATCGACGGCTCGCCCTACGCCGCGATCGGGCTCGAGATCAACGCCGACTACCTGACGGCGGTCGCGATCGATCTCGGCGGCGAGCGGCTGCTCTCGTGGCGGCGCTCCTTCGCCGGGCTCTCCTCCACGCCGGGCCAGGCCGCGGCAGCGGTCGCCGCCCTCGCCAAGCGTGCGGTCGGCCGGGTCGCCAAGGAGGGCCGGCAGACGCTCGGGGTGACGATCGCCGTACCCGGACTGGTCGATGGTGAGGGCGTCGTGCGGCTCGCGCCCAACCTGCGCTGGCACGACGTGGACCTGCGCTCCGCCCTGCGCAGCGCGCTGGGCAACCCGTCCTTCCCGGTCTCGGTCGACAACGACGCCAACCTCGCGGTCCTCGCCGAGCAGCGCTACGGCGGCTACGCGACGACCAACAACCTGATTTACCTGACCGGCGAGGTCGGCATCGGCGCGGGCATCATCAGCGACGGCCGGCTGCTGCGCGGCGAGCGCGGATACGCGGGCGAGTTCGGCCACCTGCTCATCGATCCGACCGGTCCGGTCTGCGGCTGCGGGCGGCGCGGCTGCCTGGAGGCGCTCGCCGGGATCAGCGCTCTCATCGCGCGGGCGATGCCGGACTCGACGCACGACGGCACGCTCACCGACCTCGAACCCGAGGTCGACGAGGTGGTCCGCCGGGCCAAGGGCAAGGATCCGGCGGTGCTCGCGGCGCTGGAGGGGGTCGGCCGGGACCTCGGCCACGGCATCGCGACCGTCGCCAACCTGATCAATCCCGAGGTGGTCATCCTCGGCGGCTACTTCGTGCGGCTCGCGCCGTGGCTGCTGCCACCGGCTCAGGCCGAGCTGACGCTGCGGTCGGTCGCACCCGACGAGGGCGGCACCCGGATCGTCGCGTCCATGCTGGACCACGGTGCCGCCGCGACCGGCGGTGCCGCCCAGGTCCTCGACACCATCGACTCCGGCATCCTCCCCACTCCGTAG
- the xylA gene encoding xylose isomerase gives MTQFTFGLWTVGWQARDPFGDATREAIDPVEIVHRLAELGASGVTFHDDDLVPFGSGDAEREAIIDRFRKALAETGLTVPMATTNLFTHPIFKDGGFTSNNRDIRRYALRKVIRNLDLAVSLGAKTYVLWGGREGSEYDGAKDIRAALDRYAEGLNLLTTYVQEQGYDIRFAIEPKPNEPRGDILLPTVGHAIAFIGGLEHPHLVGLNPETGHEQMAGLNFMHGIAQALWHDKLFHIDLNGQRGIKFDQDLVFGHGDIVNAFFLVDLLEHGGPDGGQAYHGPRHFDYKPSRTEDIEGVWASAAANMRMYSLLAERAKAYRADPEVQAALAKSRVPELRQPTLAAGETAADLLADRSAFEDFDADAAAVEGFSFVALQQIAIEHLLGAR, from the coding sequence ATGACTCAGTTCACCTTCGGCCTCTGGACCGTCGGCTGGCAGGCCCGTGACCCGTTCGGCGACGCGACCCGCGAGGCGATCGACCCGGTCGAGATCGTGCACCGGCTCGCCGAGCTCGGTGCCAGCGGTGTGACCTTCCACGACGACGACCTGGTCCCGTTCGGGTCGGGCGACGCCGAGCGTGAGGCGATCATCGACCGGTTCCGCAAGGCGCTGGCCGAGACCGGGTTGACCGTCCCGATGGCGACGACCAACCTCTTCACCCATCCGATCTTCAAGGACGGTGGGTTCACGAGCAACAACCGAGACATCCGCCGGTACGCGCTGCGCAAGGTCATCCGCAACCTCGACCTCGCCGTGTCGCTGGGCGCCAAGACCTACGTGCTCTGGGGTGGCCGTGAGGGTTCGGAGTATGACGGTGCCAAGGACATCCGCGCCGCCCTGGACCGTTACGCCGAAGGTCTCAACCTGCTGACGACCTATGTCCAGGAGCAGGGCTACGACATCCGCTTCGCAATCGAGCCCAAGCCCAACGAGCCGCGCGGCGACATCCTGCTCCCCACGGTCGGCCACGCGATCGCCTTCATCGGCGGCCTGGAGCACCCGCACCTGGTGGGCCTCAACCCGGAGACGGGTCACGAGCAGATGGCCGGGCTCAACTTCATGCACGGCATCGCGCAGGCGCTGTGGCACGACAAGCTCTTCCACATCGACCTCAACGGGCAGCGCGGCATCAAGTTCGACCAGGACCTCGTCTTCGGCCACGGCGACATCGTCAACGCGTTCTTCCTGGTGGACCTGCTGGAGCACGGCGGGCCGGATGGCGGGCAGGCCTACCACGGCCCCCGGCACTTCGACTACAAGCCGTCGCGCACCGAGGACATCGAGGGTGTCTGGGCGTCGGCCGCCGCCAACATGCGGATGTATTCGCTGCTCGCCGAGCGGGCCAAGGCCTACCGCGCCGATCCCGAGGTGCAGGCGGCGTTGGCGAAGTCTCGCGTACCGGAGCTGCGCCAGCCCACCCTCGCCGCCGGGGAGACCGCAGCGGACCTGCTCGCGGACCGGTCGGCCTTCGAGGACTTCGACGCGGACGCGGCTGCGGTCGAGGGCTTCTCGTTCGTCGCGCTGCAGCAGATCGCGATCGAGCACCTGCTCGGCGCCCGGTAA
- a CDS encoding carbohydrate ABC transporter permease encodes MTTLPAARRRARNRPAWEEPPSLIGLLGKGTVLTLVVLAVVFPLWSVLVTSLSSRQTINEAGGMVVIPRGFDPGAYVTIFSGGQVARAVWVSLIVAVGGTLFSMVLTVLAAYGLSRPGSLFHRPLLFLFLLTFLIYPGLVTKYLVVTSLFHLKDNLLALIVPSAINVFNLIVVRAFFMNVPTELVDSARIDGAGEWRILTQIMMPLSKAVIAVVGLFYAVGYWNIYFDAVLYIDDNNLQPIQRVLQSYILAGQAPQVGVAGSFSVMPPTIAVKMAVVIIVVIPAMVVYPFVQKHFTKGVISGAIKG; translated from the coding sequence ATGACCACGCTGCCTGCTGCTCGACGCCGTGCCCGCAACCGTCCCGCCTGGGAGGAACCGCCCAGCCTGATCGGGCTGCTGGGCAAGGGGACCGTGCTCACCCTCGTCGTACTCGCCGTCGTTTTTCCGCTCTGGTCCGTGCTCGTCACCAGCCTCTCGTCGCGGCAGACGATCAATGAGGCGGGCGGGATGGTCGTCATCCCCCGCGGGTTCGACCCCGGTGCGTACGTGACGATCTTCTCCGGGGGTCAGGTGGCCCGCGCGGTCTGGGTGAGCCTGATCGTGGCGGTCGGCGGCACCCTGTTCAGCATGGTGCTGACCGTGCTCGCCGCCTACGGGCTGTCGCGGCCCGGGTCGCTGTTCCACCGGCCGCTGCTCTTCCTCTTCCTGCTGACCTTTCTGATCTATCCCGGCCTGGTCACGAAATACCTCGTCGTGACCAGCCTCTTCCACCTCAAGGACAACCTGCTCGCCCTGATCGTGCCCAGCGCGATCAACGTCTTCAACCTCATCGTCGTCCGCGCCTTCTTCATGAACGTGCCCACCGAGCTGGTGGACAGCGCGCGCATCGACGGCGCGGGGGAGTGGCGGATCCTGACCCAGATCATGATGCCGCTCTCCAAAGCGGTGATCGCCGTCGTCGGGCTCTTCTACGCCGTCGGCTACTGGAACATCTACTTCGACGCCGTGCTCTACATCGACGACAACAACCTGCAGCCGATCCAGCGAGTGCTGCAGAGCTACATCCTCGCCGGTCAGGCACCACAGGTCGGAGTCGCCGGGTCGTTCTCGGTGATGCCGCCGACGATCGCGGTGAAGATGGCGGTCGTCATCATCGTGGTGATCCCGGCGATGGTCGTCTATCCCTTCGTGCAGAAGCACTTCACCAAGGGAGTCATCAGCGGGGCCATCAAGGGCTAG